A stretch of Kyrpidia spormannii DNA encodes these proteins:
- a CDS encoding superoxide dismutase — MAHQLPPLPYAFNALEPYIDALTMEIHHDRHHGTYVNNLNAALEGHADLEAKSIEDLLRGINSVPENIRTAVRNNGGGHANHSMFWEIMKPGGGGQPTGALADAINSTFGSFDSFKDQFSKAAAGRFGSGWAWLVMKPGGKLEITSTPNQDSPYMDGDYPILGLDVWEHAYYLKYQNKRPEYIAAWWNVVNWDAVAKRFAEAKA; from the coding sequence ATGGCACATCAATTACCGCCTCTGCCATATGCTTTCAACGCCCTGGAGCCGTACATCGATGCCCTCACCATGGAGATCCACCACGATCGCCACCATGGCACCTACGTGAATAACCTCAACGCAGCGTTGGAAGGTCACGCAGACCTGGAAGCCAAGAGCATCGAGGACCTGCTTCGCGGGATCAACAGTGTTCCCGAAAACATTCGTACCGCTGTCCGGAACAACGGAGGCGGACATGCGAATCATAGCATGTTTTGGGAGATCATGAAACCAGGCGGTGGCGGCCAGCCGACCGGAGCCCTGGCGGACGCGATCAACAGCACCTTTGGAAGTTTCGATTCCTTCAAGGATCAGTTTTCTAAAGCGGCGGCAGGCCGTTTTGGCAGCGGTTGGGCTTGGCTCGTCATGAAACCGGGCGGGAAGCTGGAGATCACTAGCACCCCGAACCAGGACAGCCCGTACATGGACGGAGATTATCCGATCTTGGGACTGGACGTATGGGAGCACGCCTACTATCTCAAGTATCAGAACAAACGGCCCGAATACATCGCCGCTTGGTGGAATGTGGTGAATTGGGACGCTGTGGCAAAGCGGTTCGCGGAGGCCAAAGCCTGA
- a CDS encoding spermidine synthase, which produces MKPHPWLYAFVFVTGAAVMTLEMAASRFAAPFFGTSQIVWANIIGLIMIALSLGYWLGGRLADRYPRWHLLFAAVGMAGLLACAIPWTGPWVFHQLQAGITGTPIHIIVFSFFGILIMFAPPVFLLATVSPFVLRLSGRDVSDLGKVAGALYAWSTVGSIAGTFVTAFVLIPRLGTHMTIVLTSGALIVSAAMGLTAVSPRRWWWSWLLLLVPLVTALGGPRAVKPVQGLLFETETEYQYVQVAALPDGSTALIYNEGGGVQSLRRPGDALVPRDYYSYMTLLPYLSGNPSSDRMEGVVIGAAGGTILHLIDHYDQGSFPGLRLEGVEIDPVVAKLGPRYFGLNPARTPIRVADGRAFVTASQHTWDFAVVDAYSQQIYIPFHLATKEFFSTLADHLTTRGVMAFNVNAVSPDSPLLLSLLKTVQEVFPHFVVIRVPDSYNYLVIAGRSPLPTEALRALGMGRSPVSSIAREALAHLWRPTPEQLKRGMVLTDDRAPVEYLTDSMIWDVAGRGISP; this is translated from the coding sequence ATGAAGCCACATCCCTGGTTGTATGCCTTCGTGTTCGTCACCGGAGCCGCGGTCATGACTTTGGAGATGGCCGCTTCCCGTTTTGCCGCGCCATTTTTTGGCACATCCCAAATTGTATGGGCGAACATTATCGGTTTGATTATGATCGCACTGTCCCTGGGGTATTGGTTGGGTGGCCGGCTGGCAGACCGCTATCCTCGGTGGCACTTGTTATTTGCCGCCGTAGGAATGGCGGGACTCCTGGCCTGTGCCATCCCCTGGACGGGCCCGTGGGTATTCCATCAACTCCAGGCTGGGATTACAGGAACGCCCATTCACATTATTGTTTTTTCGTTTTTCGGCATCTTGATCATGTTTGCACCCCCGGTGTTTCTCCTGGCTACGGTCAGTCCCTTTGTGCTGCGACTTTCGGGCAGAGATGTGAGCGACCTGGGCAAGGTGGCCGGGGCTCTTTACGCATGGTCCACGGTGGGGAGTATCGCCGGAACTTTTGTCACCGCTTTCGTGTTGATCCCCCGCCTCGGTACTCACATGACCATTGTGCTCACCTCTGGCGCCCTGATCGTCTCCGCCGCGATGGGGCTCACCGCCGTGTCCCCCCGCCGCTGGTGGTGGTCGTGGTTATTGTTACTCGTTCCCTTGGTGACCGCCTTGGGAGGTCCCCGGGCGGTCAAACCGGTTCAGGGACTTTTATTCGAAACAGAGACGGAGTATCAGTACGTCCAAGTGGCGGCTCTCCCAGACGGATCGACGGCGCTCATTTATAACGAGGGCGGAGGGGTCCAGTCCTTGCGGCGTCCGGGAGATGCCCTTGTGCCCCGGGATTACTACAGTTATATGACCCTCCTTCCGTACTTGTCCGGAAATCCTTCTTCCGACCGCATGGAGGGGGTGGTCATCGGTGCAGCGGGCGGGACCATTCTGCATCTCATCGACCACTACGACCAGGGATCGTTCCCAGGGCTCCGTCTGGAAGGGGTGGAGATCGACCCGGTGGTGGCGAAGCTCGGGCCGCGGTATTTTGGCCTGAACCCCGCGCGAACGCCCATCCGGGTGGCGGATGGCCGGGCTTTTGTCACGGCTTCTCAGCACACTTGGGACTTTGCCGTGGTGGACGCGTACAGCCAGCAGATCTACATTCCGTTTCACCTGGCAACCAAGGAGTTTTTTTCCACCCTGGCCGATCACCTAACCACCCGGGGCGTGATGGCCTTTAATGTAAACGCAGTCAGCCCAGATTCTCCCCTTCTTCTGTCTCTGCTGAAGACCGTTCAAGAGGTCTTTCCCCATTTTGTGGTGATTCGGGTGCCGGACAGTTACAATTACCTTGTGATAGCGGGGCGCAGCCCTCTCCCCACCGAGGCCCTTCGGGCCCTCGGGATGGGGCGGTCTCCGGTGTCGTCCATCGCCCGGGAAGCCTTGGCGCACCTGTGGAGACCCACTCCGGAACAACTGAAGCGGGGAATGGTACTGACAGACGACCGGGCACCAGTGGAATATTTGACCGACTCGATGATTTGGGATGTGGCTGGCCGGGGGATCAGTCCGTAA
- a CDS encoding MDR family MFS transporter — MKQTNRKWVTVCLMAAMFLSAMEATIVATAMPTIVGKLGGFSQFTWVFSIFLLTQAASIPIYGKLADLYGRKPVFAVGTGLFVIGSALCGLADSMPTLIAFRALQGLGAGAVQPIATTIIGDLYPGPERAKVQGLLSSMWAIAAIVGPALGGLLVQTVGWPWIFELNVPLGILTIIGIALFLHEKVERRGHQIDYLGAMTLLIGVSALLTALLQGGVAWPWTSGKVLGLFAVSALCLALFIWIETKAQEPMLPLSLLRRPVIAAGNIAAVITGGITLGASSFLPTFAQGVLGTSAIIAGGTIVTVSIGWPLASTLSGKLIWRWGYRALEVAGLLFCTLGAILYLTISPSTPPWHMAAFSLVLGVGLGLASTTQIVAIQTSVPWQQRGIATGANMFARILGSTLGVAVMGTVVNAGLSRALSATPIARKYETADPISVTNLLLDPVRRAGLPPGDLRVLSDALAHSIHSTFWVLLVAGILGTLVAFGMPGGVPQSEKSREQPETGR, encoded by the coding sequence ATGAAGCAGACCAATCGGAAATGGGTCACCGTATGCCTGATGGCCGCGATGTTTCTGTCCGCGATGGAGGCCACCATCGTGGCCACGGCTATGCCCACCATCGTTGGAAAGCTGGGCGGGTTTTCTCAATTCACTTGGGTTTTCTCGATTTTCTTACTCACCCAGGCCGCATCGATTCCGATTTACGGAAAGCTCGCCGACCTTTACGGGAGAAAACCGGTATTTGCCGTCGGGACGGGGTTATTCGTCATTGGCTCGGCGCTGTGCGGTTTGGCGGACTCCATGCCGACACTTATCGCCTTTCGAGCTCTGCAGGGATTGGGGGCAGGTGCCGTACAGCCCATAGCAACGACGATTATCGGAGATCTGTACCCTGGGCCGGAACGGGCGAAGGTTCAGGGGCTTTTGAGCAGCATGTGGGCCATCGCAGCTATTGTGGGCCCGGCGCTGGGAGGTCTGTTGGTCCAGACTGTCGGATGGCCGTGGATTTTTGAACTCAACGTCCCCCTCGGGATTCTGACGATCATCGGGATCGCTCTGTTTCTGCACGAGAAGGTCGAGCGCCGGGGCCATCAGATCGATTATCTTGGGGCAATGACCCTGCTGATCGGCGTCAGCGCCCTGCTGACGGCGCTGCTCCAAGGGGGTGTAGCCTGGCCTTGGACTTCTGGCAAGGTCCTGGGATTGTTCGCCGTCTCCGCCCTGTGTCTGGCTTTGTTCATTTGGATTGAGACCAAAGCCCAAGAACCGATGCTGCCGCTGTCTTTGTTGCGCCGCCCGGTCATCGCCGCAGGCAACATCGCCGCGGTGATCACCGGTGGCATCACCCTGGGCGCTTCGTCCTTTTTGCCGACCTTCGCCCAAGGGGTACTTGGCACCTCGGCCATCATCGCCGGGGGAACAATCGTGACGGTGTCCATTGGCTGGCCGTTGGCCTCGACGCTGTCCGGAAAACTGATCTGGCGCTGGGGATACCGGGCCTTGGAAGTGGCGGGCCTGTTGTTCTGCACCTTAGGGGCAATTTTGTATCTGACCATCTCGCCATCGACTCCCCCGTGGCACATGGCCGCCTTTAGCCTCGTTCTCGGGGTCGGGTTAGGCCTCGCTTCCACGACCCAAATTGTGGCCATTCAGACCAGTGTGCCCTGGCAGCAACGGGGGATTGCCACGGGGGCCAACATGTTCGCGCGAATTCTCGGCAGCACCTTGGGGGTCGCGGTGATGGGAACCGTGGTGAACGCCGGTCTGAGCCGAGCGTTGTCGGCCACGCCCATCGCCCGGAAATACGAAACGGCGGACCCGATTTCGGTAACCAATCTTTTGCTCGACCCCGTGCGCCGGGCAGGGTTACCCCCCGGTGATTTGCGGGTTCTGAGCGACGCCCTGGCCCACAGCATCCACTCGACCTTTTGGGTGCTCCTCGTCGCGGGGATTCTGGGGACTCTCGTCGCCTTCGGCATGCCGGGCGGGGTGCCTCAGTCCGAGAAGTCCAGGGAACAGCCGGAGACCGGCCGATAA
- a CDS encoding RNA polymerase sigma factor — protein sequence MHVWNRLFGSHDDERQVFEELWDKMYRHAYMVVRDTHLAQDVVQEAWIKIWRQIKTLREPDRLGAWATKIVHHTAIDLVRRRQRWNEISSENVYEVEGTEESTRTDGPEEVFFQRADADELIRALNQLSDDHRVVLVLRFYYDYKYDEMADMLQVPVGVVKSRLHRAKNALKQILEHDRSSLSVREVSVTDERL from the coding sequence GTGCACGTATGGAACCGGTTGTTTGGATCCCACGATGACGAGCGGCAAGTTTTCGAGGAACTGTGGGACAAGATGTACCGCCACGCATACATGGTCGTTCGGGACACTCATCTCGCCCAAGACGTGGTTCAAGAAGCGTGGATTAAGATCTGGCGTCAGATCAAAACCCTTCGGGAACCGGACCGTTTAGGCGCGTGGGCCACAAAAATTGTTCATCACACGGCAATCGACCTGGTGCGCCGCCGACAACGATGGAACGAAATCTCATCGGAAAACGTCTATGAAGTAGAGGGAACAGAAGAGAGTACGAGAACAGATGGACCTGAGGAAGTTTTCTTCCAGAGAGCGGACGCTGATGAGTTAATTCGGGCGCTGAACCAGCTCTCGGACGATCATCGCGTCGTACTGGTGCTGCGCTTTTATTACGATTACAAGTACGATGAAATGGCGGATATGCTCCAAGTTCCCGTCGGCGTTGTGAAATCCCGGTTGCATCGGGCCAAGAACGCCTTAAAGCAGATTTTGGAACATGACCGGTCGTCGTTGTCGGTGCGGGAGGTGAGTGTGACTGATGAACGACTTTGA
- a CDS encoding methyl-accepting chemotaxis protein, whose translation MWKKSRRAQKENLDPDRSEKLQSFVYASRVAADRLAAVVRQVDACTDDLHRIAENTLRLQAAMYSQGQHALAELQETAASTREVSAAADSITTSVDHIRQQSDTAHQLLQEVVSSLSLTERAMEDVKAKVREIRAHVQDFVRQSEQIQEIHHIIQKTVSQTTLLALNAGIEAARAADQGKGFAVVAAEIRKLAEQGRTAVARSSDILDQLRKDMQAMLQAANSGETAVNNGVDQVTAVIKRIGALADPFSQVNHWAVATSEASRRQSALTTQTDHKTAQAASAIEAVIADVGSVLKDMNQQGRHIEALRTLGNHLQETSENLIRAFDAIAGWMQNDPLTIDTHRLNACRELLINLSQEPEIKGMRPESHRRRLQTFLRQQPDFEAIWSNSPDGSFVFSEPPAGLVNAKERQWWIQAMGGNVYISEPYVSAISHRPTITIAVPIYGELGNIVGCLGADLDLRGKPATRQ comes from the coding sequence ATGTGGAAAAAAAGCCGTCGGGCACAAAAAGAAAACCTCGACCCGGACCGTTCGGAAAAGCTTCAGAGCTTCGTGTACGCGTCCCGGGTGGCAGCTGACCGCCTGGCCGCCGTAGTTAGACAAGTAGACGCCTGCACGGACGATTTGCATCGAATCGCCGAAAACACTTTGCGCCTACAGGCTGCTATGTATTCTCAAGGCCAACACGCTTTGGCGGAACTTCAGGAAACGGCGGCATCGACCCGGGAGGTATCCGCAGCTGCAGATTCCATCACCACCTCTGTCGACCATATTCGCCAGCAGAGTGACACCGCCCACCAGCTCCTACAGGAAGTGGTCTCTTCTTTGTCCCTGACCGAACGAGCGATGGAAGATGTCAAAGCAAAAGTGCGAGAGATTCGCGCCCATGTCCAAGACTTTGTCCGCCAGTCCGAACAGATACAAGAAATCCACCATATCATTCAGAAAACTGTCTCCCAAACGACGCTTTTAGCATTGAACGCCGGCATCGAGGCTGCCCGGGCAGCTGACCAGGGAAAAGGATTTGCTGTGGTGGCCGCTGAAATCAGGAAACTCGCTGAGCAAGGCCGGACAGCCGTCGCCCGCTCGTCAGACATTCTCGATCAATTGAGAAAGGACATGCAGGCCATGCTCCAGGCTGCGAACTCCGGGGAAACCGCGGTCAACAACGGGGTCGATCAAGTCACCGCAGTCATCAAACGCATCGGCGCCCTGGCGGATCCTTTCTCCCAGGTGAACCACTGGGCCGTCGCCACCTCCGAAGCGAGCCGCCGCCAGTCCGCACTGACAACCCAAACTGACCATAAAACCGCCCAGGCGGCCTCGGCCATCGAAGCGGTAATTGCAGACGTGGGCTCCGTTCTTAAAGATATGAACCAACAGGGGCGACACATTGAGGCACTGCGCACCCTGGGCAATCACCTGCAGGAGACCTCTGAAAACTTGATCCGGGCTTTTGACGCCATTGCCGGGTGGATGCAAAACGATCCCTTAACCATTGATACGCACCGGCTCAATGCCTGCCGAGAATTGTTGATCAACCTGAGCCAGGAACCGGAAATCAAAGGAATGAGACCGGAGTCTCACCGGCGCCGCTTACAAACCTTTCTCCGGCAACAACCTGATTTTGAGGCGATTTGGTCGAACAGCCCGGATGGATCGTTTGTGTTCTCCGAACCTCCGGCCGGCCTCGTCAACGCCAAGGAGAGGCAGTGGTGGATCCAGGCCATGGGCGGCAACGTCTATATATCAGAACCATATGTATCCGCCATTAGCCATCGGCCTACCATTACCATCGCCGTCCCCATCTACGGGGAATTGGGGAACATCGTCGGATGCTTGGGGGCTGACCTGGATCTGAGGGGAAAACCGGCCACTCGACAATAA
- a CDS encoding ROK family protein, with translation MEGLVAGIDVGGTRIKAGLVFWDGTVVARGQWPTEARRGPEWVMRRLGREVRALAVQAGVEWRDVVGVGAAWPAFLDLESGWMEEAVNLHWKNVPIRDLMERELGKPVVLDNDGNAAALGETWIGAGKGAASVLCVTVGTGIGGGIVWEGRVYRGALAMAGEIGHLPMKPDGEPCTCGSRGCLETLASATALVRESRRRGLIGPSGSLTVEDIFVLVRQGDERASEVIREATFWLGRGLAAAADLLSPDVIVVGGGVAKAGDLWFVPLDEAFRSWVLPRVARYCRLSPAFLGEDAGILGAAKLAWQSFTEAREAPS, from the coding sequence GTGGAAGGGCTCGTTGCGGGGATCGATGTGGGCGGGACCCGAATCAAGGCGGGGCTCGTGTTCTGGGATGGGACGGTTGTGGCTCGTGGGCAGTGGCCAACGGAGGCCAGGCGGGGGCCTGAGTGGGTGATGCGGAGGTTGGGAAGAGAAGTGAGGGCCCTGGCGGTGCAGGCGGGGGTGGAATGGAGGGATGTGGTCGGCGTTGGCGCAGCTTGGCCGGCTTTTCTCGATTTAGAGAGCGGATGGATGGAAGAAGCGGTGAATTTGCACTGGAAAAACGTTCCGATTCGGGATTTGATGGAACGGGAACTGGGCAAACCGGTCGTCCTGGACAATGACGGCAACGCCGCGGCCTTGGGAGAGACGTGGATCGGGGCTGGGAAAGGGGCTGCCTCGGTCCTGTGCGTGACGGTTGGCACAGGGATCGGGGGCGGTATCGTGTGGGAGGGGAGGGTTTACCGAGGGGCCCTGGCCATGGCCGGTGAAATTGGCCATCTGCCTATGAAACCGGACGGCGAGCCGTGTACCTGCGGAAGTCGGGGATGCTTGGAGACCCTGGCTTCGGCCACTGCACTGGTTCGCGAAAGCCGGCGTCGGGGTTTGATCGGCCCGTCGGGCTCCCTGACGGTGGAGGATATCTTTGTCCTGGTTCGACAAGGGGATGAGCGGGCCTCGGAGGTGATCCGAGAAGCCACCTTCTGGTTGGGGAGAGGGCTGGCTGCTGCCGCCGATTTGTTGAGCCCCGATGTGATTGTGGTGGGAGGAGGGGTGGCCAAGGCTGGAGATCTGTGGTTTGTACCTCTTGATGAAGCCTTTCGGAGTTGGGTGCTGCCTCGGGTGGCGAGATATTGCCGATTATCTCCAGCTTTTTTGGGGGAGGATGCCGGCATCCTGGGAGCGGCGAAGCTCGCTTGGCAATCTTTCACAGAAGCCCGCGAGGCGCCGAGCTGA
- a CDS encoding UbiD family decarboxylase — MHRNVREFLEVLRREGELLEIEEPVDPYLEAAEIHRQVIAQGGRALYFHRVKGSPFPLVTNLFGTARRVELAFGSRPERLVREMASAAEELLPPRWSALWGRRGLLKEVARAGVRRSRDLPVAQVVESPPGLTKLPALTCWPEDGGPFLTQPLVYTEHPDTGRHNLGMYRVQIFDDDTAGMHWQIHKGGGFHYHVAESRGEALPVTVFLGGPPALTAAAVAPLPEVVPELLLASLILGDKIPLGRWAGWGHPLIAEAEFAMIGRVPTGVRRLEGPFGDHYGYYSLAHPFPVFQVEAVLHRRDALFPGTVVGKPKQEDYFLGEFLQRLLAPLFPLAMPGVKDLWTFAETGFHPLCAAVVRDSYEGEALVHGFRILGEGQLSLTKCLFLTDQAVDVRDYRQVFQAVLERMDPAKDLYVIPDTPMDTLDYTGGRLNHGSKSLWIGTGKPRRVLPGSLRGTLPSYLGDVKVFLPGVIFIEVESFEQSPTLGSKVALEKELADWPVVVLVDDVKEIRDGTTGLWTWFTRFDPARDLYARTRPGRHRPAYQFPLVIDARMKPGYPGQVEPDPGVAQKVDREWGRVVAAAVRR, encoded by the coding sequence GTGCACCGGAATGTGCGGGAGTTTCTAGAAGTTCTTCGCCGGGAGGGCGAACTGCTTGAGATTGAGGAGCCGGTGGATCCCTACCTGGAAGCGGCGGAGATCCACCGCCAAGTGATCGCCCAGGGAGGGCGAGCATTGTATTTTCATCGCGTCAAAGGCAGTCCCTTTCCTCTGGTAACGAACCTTTTCGGGACAGCCCGGAGGGTGGAACTTGCCTTTGGTAGCCGGCCGGAGCGGCTCGTTCGCGAGATGGCCTCGGCGGCGGAAGAACTGCTCCCCCCGCGGTGGAGCGCATTGTGGGGGCGCCGGGGGCTTCTGAAGGAGGTGGCCCGGGCAGGAGTCAGGCGATCCCGGGACCTTCCCGTGGCCCAAGTGGTGGAGTCCCCGCCCGGGCTCACGAAGTTACCGGCCCTGACCTGTTGGCCCGAGGACGGTGGCCCCTTTCTCACTCAACCGTTGGTGTATACGGAGCACCCGGATACCGGGCGGCACAATCTGGGGATGTACCGGGTTCAGATTTTCGATGATGACACGGCAGGTATGCACTGGCAGATTCACAAAGGTGGGGGCTTTCATTACCATGTCGCCGAGTCCCGGGGTGAGGCTTTGCCTGTGACGGTATTCCTGGGAGGCCCTCCGGCCCTGACGGCTGCTGCGGTGGCCCCTCTACCCGAGGTTGTGCCCGAATTGTTGCTGGCCTCGTTGATTCTCGGGGACAAGATCCCCCTGGGGCGATGGGCGGGGTGGGGCCACCCGTTGATCGCCGAGGCGGAGTTTGCCATGATTGGCCGGGTACCTACCGGGGTTCGGCGGTTGGAGGGGCCTTTTGGCGATCATTATGGATATTATTCCTTGGCTCATCCTTTCCCGGTGTTTCAGGTCGAGGCGGTTTTGCACCGCCGGGACGCCTTGTTTCCGGGGACAGTGGTGGGAAAACCTAAACAAGAAGATTATTTTCTCGGCGAGTTTTTGCAGCGGCTGTTGGCTCCTTTGTTTCCGCTGGCGATGCCAGGTGTAAAGGATCTCTGGACTTTCGCGGAGACGGGATTTCACCCCTTGTGTGCCGCTGTTGTGCGGGATAGTTACGAGGGAGAAGCATTGGTCCACGGTTTCCGGATTCTCGGCGAGGGACAACTCTCGTTGACAAAATGCTTGTTTTTGACCGATCAGGCGGTGGATGTCCGGGATTATCGCCAAGTATTTCAGGCGGTGCTGGAGAGGATGGATCCGGCCAAAGATCTTTACGTAATTCCAGATACGCCGATGGATACCTTGGATTATACCGGGGGGCGCCTGAATCACGGCAGTAAATCTCTCTGGATTGGCACGGGAAAACCTCGCAGAGTTCTGCCCGGTTCCCTCCGTGGCACTCTGCCTTCATATCTCGGAGATGTAAAGGTCTTTCTACCTGGTGTAATATTCATTGAAGTGGAATCCTTCGAACAAAGTCCGACTCTCGGGAGCAAGGTGGCACTGGAGAAAGAGCTGGCCGATTGGCCGGTGGTGGTTCTGGTGGACGACGTCAAAGAAATACGGGATGGGACGACGGGGTTATGGACGTGGTTCACCCGGTTTGACCCGGCCCGGGACTTGTATGCCCGAACGCGACCGGGAAGACACCGGCCGGCGTACCAGTTTCCCCTGGTCATCGATGCCCGAATGAAGCCGGGCTACCCGGGCCAGGTGGAACCGGATCCCGGGGTGGCCCAAAAGGTCGACCGAGAATGGGGACGGGTAGTGGCGGCGGCGGTTCGGCGGTAG
- a CDS encoding lytic transglycosylase domain-containing protein has translation MAGVVRSADGRMKGAFSGRRRWWMVLLLVLLIAVFAIMQTKWVARWMYPLYYYDDIRAEAGQYDLDPLLVAAVVRVESSFAEDRVSKVGAVGLMQLMPDTARWIVQQPGAPRVSPDDLKNPKVSLAMGTWYLNYLIHRFQGNEVAAVAAYNAGPNRVQEWLQAGKWDGTLDGADRIPVGETRHFVQRVFFMFDRYKEIY, from the coding sequence GTGGCAGGCGTTGTGCGATCGGCGGACGGGCGCATGAAGGGAGCTTTTTCCGGGCGTCGCCGATGGTGGATGGTGCTTTTGCTGGTGCTGCTCATAGCTGTTTTTGCGATCATGCAAACCAAGTGGGTGGCCCGGTGGATGTACCCTTTGTATTACTATGACGACATCCGTGCCGAGGCCGGCCAATATGATCTCGACCCGCTGTTGGTGGCTGCCGTGGTCCGGGTCGAAAGTTCTTTTGCTGAAGATCGGGTGTCGAAGGTTGGCGCGGTCGGGCTGATGCAACTGATGCCCGACACGGCCAGATGGATCGTCCAACAGCCAGGGGCTCCCCGGGTTTCCCCGGATGATCTGAAAAACCCGAAAGTGAGTCTGGCTATGGGGACGTGGTATTTAAACTACCTGATCCACCGCTTTCAAGGGAATGAAGTTGCGGCGGTGGCGGCTTACAATGCGGGACCAAACCGGGTTCAGGAATGGCTTCAGGCGGGTAAATGGGACGGTACCTTGGACGGGGCGGATCGGATCCCGGTGGGAGAAACGAGACATTTTGTGCAGCGCGTGTTTTTCATGTTTGACCGGTATAAAGAGATTTACTGA
- the coaE gene encoding dephospho-CoA kinase, whose amino-acid sequence MIAGLTGGIASGKSTVSRMFVALGARLVDADQVAREVVEPGTEGLEELTAVFGKDILQADGQLDRKKLGARVFGRPDQLAKLNAIVHPRVRARMAELTREILEGDPRAVVLWDVPLLIEGGLVERVDVCILVWVPEKVQLRRLMSRNGLSAEEAMARIRSQMPLDEKRRYADYVIDNSGDLDWTRQQVERVWQALCDRRTGA is encoded by the coding sequence GTGATTGCGGGCTTGACGGGCGGGATCGCCAGTGGCAAAAGTACAGTGTCGAGAATGTTTGTGGCGCTGGGAGCGCGCCTGGTGGATGCGGATCAGGTGGCCCGGGAGGTGGTGGAACCGGGAACCGAAGGTCTGGAAGAGTTGACGGCTGTCTTTGGAAAGGATATTCTCCAGGCTGATGGCCAATTGGATCGGAAGAAGCTCGGAGCCCGGGTGTTTGGGCGGCCGGATCAATTGGCGAAGCTGAATGCCATCGTCCATCCCCGGGTGCGGGCCCGGATGGCGGAATTGACTCGGGAAATCTTGGAGGGCGACCCCAGGGCGGTGGTGTTATGGGACGTGCCACTGCTTATTGAGGGCGGGTTGGTTGAACGGGTGGATGTGTGCATCTTGGTATGGGTTCCCGAAAAGGTCCAGTTACGCCGTCTCATGTCTCGGAATGGGCTTTCCGCGGAAGAAGCGATGGCACGGATTCGCTCTCAGATGCCTTTGGACGAGAAACGACGGTATGCCGATTACGTGATCGACAATAGCGGTGACTTGGATTGGACGAGGCAGCAGGTAGAAAGGGTGTGGCAGGCGTTGTGCGATCGGCGGACGGGCGCATGA
- the mutM gene encoding bifunctional DNA-formamidopyrimidine glycosylase/DNA-(apurinic or apyrimidinic site) lyase yields the protein MPEWPEVEQIRRELAVLEGRRIAGVTVLCERTIRTPADPEEFAARLAGETWQEIGRRGKYLLFHGLRWTLISHLRMEGRYRLVEAKTPVDEYTRVIFHLEDGRDLRYRDVRKFGTMDAVEHRQWEVFPPIASLGPEPFDPQLTPEVLRRRLSGKGRIKGLLLNQRVIAGLGNIYVDEVLFRTGIHPERPGRSLTPDEAERLLAQMRALLQEALAAGGATVRSYVRSDGRPGLMQEHLFVYGRTGQPCRVCGHSIERRVVAGRGTHICPVCQPEGGIEADGTGREVGGPGW from the coding sequence ATGCCGGAATGGCCCGAGGTGGAGCAGATTCGGCGGGAACTGGCTGTTTTGGAAGGGCGTCGAATCGCCGGCGTGACGGTGTTGTGCGAACGCACGATCCGAACACCGGCGGATCCGGAGGAATTTGCCGCCCGCCTCGCCGGAGAGACCTGGCAGGAAATCGGCCGGCGGGGAAAGTATTTATTGTTTCATGGGCTGAGATGGACGCTGATTTCGCACCTTCGGATGGAGGGGCGGTATCGACTGGTGGAGGCGAAAACGCCGGTGGATGAGTACACCCGGGTCATTTTTCATCTGGAGGACGGCAGGGATCTTCGCTACCGGGATGTTCGCAAATTCGGGACGATGGACGCGGTGGAGCACCGGCAGTGGGAAGTGTTTCCACCCATTGCTTCCCTGGGTCCCGAACCCTTCGATCCGCAGCTGACTCCGGAGGTTTTGCGCCGGCGCTTGTCCGGAAAGGGGCGCATCAAGGGGCTTTTGCTCAACCAGAGAGTGATCGCGGGGCTCGGCAATATCTATGTGGACGAAGTGTTGTTTCGGACGGGTATTCACCCGGAACGCCCGGGACGGTCTTTGACCCCGGACGAGGCCGAAAGATTGCTCGCCCAGATGCGCGCTTTGCTTCAGGAGGCCCTGGCGGCGGGCGGGGCAACGGTGCGCTCCTATGTGCGCAGCGACGGCAGGCCGGGGTTGATGCAGGAGCACCTGTTCGTGTACGGGCGGACCGGGCAGCCCTGCCGGGTATGCGGCCATTCCATTGAGCGGAGGGTGGTGGCCGGGCGGGGCACGCATATTTGCCCCGTCTGCCAGCCTGAGGGCGGGATTGAAGCGGATGGGACGGGACGGGAGGTAGGAGGCCCGGGGTGGTGA